From Candidatus Pedobacter colombiensis, one genomic window encodes:
- a CDS encoding conjugal transfer protein TraI: MHISNPARVWPCLGFLKKKITKVMKQYMVILPLSTMTLMVAVPKGATAQIAVVEVIKAGVKKVIKAVDLKIQRLQNQTIWLQNAQKVLENQLSKLKLGEIADWTGRQKELYQGYYNELWEIKSYLTYFRRIKDLAQKQVAIVDEYKWAWGLFKKDKHFSVAELEYMEKVYSGILDESIKNLDQIFLVVNSFKTQMSDAARLELIATAANQMDENYGALKKFNSGNIQTSIQRAKSLDEVAVLKEIYGINE, encoded by the coding sequence ATGCATATCTCTAACCCAGCCAGGGTATGGCCATGCCTTGGCTTTTTAAAAAAGAAAATAACAAAAGTTATGAAACAGTATATGGTCATTCTACCCTTGAGTACCATGACGCTGATGGTGGCCGTCCCCAAAGGGGCGACGGCGCAGATCGCGGTTGTGGAGGTTATTAAGGCGGGCGTAAAAAAAGTCATTAAGGCGGTGGATCTGAAAATCCAGCGTTTACAGAATCAGACGATCTGGCTGCAGAATGCGCAGAAGGTATTGGAAAACCAGTTGTCGAAGCTGAAGCTTGGGGAGATTGCGGATTGGACGGGTAGGCAGAAGGAGTTGTACCAGGGCTATTACAATGAGCTTTGGGAAATTAAGTCTTATTTAACGTATTTCAGGCGGATCAAAGACCTGGCTCAAAAACAGGTGGCGATTGTGGATGAGTACAAATGGGCCTGGGGGCTGTTCAAAAAGGACAAGCATTTCTCGGTAGCGGAACTGGAGTATATGGAGAAGGTGTATTCAGGAATTCTGGACGAGAGTATCAAGAACCTGGATCAGATTTTTCTGGTGGTTAATTCTTTTAAGACCCAGATGAGTGATGCGGCGAGACTGGAGCTGATTGCTACGGCGGCTAATCAGATGGATGAGAATTACGGGGCTTTAAAAAAGTTCAATTCTGGAAATATCCAGACTTCCATCCAGCGGGCTAAATCACTGGATGAGGTAGCTGTATTAAAAGAAATTTATGGGATCAATGAATAA
- the traJ gene encoding conjugative transposon protein TraJ produces MRNRFRLFFGVFVFALVVPRLASAQDGLAGQIAGLQGVLDRVHTEMLPLCSGLIGAGRAIAGFGALWYIANRVWRQLAAAEPIDFYPLMRPFALGMAIVLFPAVMGVFNGVLQVTIAGTQGMVRDSDKAIKALLAQKERELKKSVKYKLYVGVDGDGNRAEWYKYTHPKDPDGSDEGLLEGIGNDIKFWADRQDYKMRHSFKQFMSEFLEILYQAAALCINTLRVFFLIVLAVLGPLVLGFAVFDGLQHTLSVWIARYINIFLWLPIANIFGAILGKIQQNMLRLDIAEVANQGDTFFSSTDLAYLIFMIIGIAGYCCVPTVANYVIHAGGGNSILTKVNTMVSGGSMMAQRVGNQSYSGAKEGAGMIVDRFDDARRNLSSGMAEAAGSDYFKDKVSGR; encoded by the coding sequence ATGAGAAATCGGTTTAGGTTATTTTTCGGGGTTTTTGTTTTTGCATTGGTTGTTCCCAGACTGGCTAGCGCTCAGGACGGCTTGGCCGGACAGATTGCCGGATTGCAGGGTGTGCTGGACAGGGTTCATACCGAGATGTTGCCCCTTTGCAGTGGGCTGATCGGGGCTGGCAGGGCGATCGCTGGGTTTGGGGCTTTATGGTATATCGCTAATCGGGTCTGGCGGCAGTTGGCGGCGGCGGAGCCCATTGACTTTTATCCTTTGATGCGTCCCTTCGCATTGGGAATGGCAATTGTACTTTTTCCGGCGGTTATGGGCGTGTTCAATGGGGTATTGCAGGTGACTATAGCGGGGACACAGGGTATGGTGAGGGATTCAGATAAGGCGATTAAGGCTTTGCTGGCACAAAAGGAGCGGGAGTTGAAAAAGTCGGTCAAGTATAAATTGTATGTTGGCGTGGATGGGGATGGAAATCGTGCCGAATGGTATAAGTATACGCATCCTAAGGATCCAGATGGTTCGGATGAGGGCTTGCTGGAGGGTATCGGGAATGATATCAAATTCTGGGCGGATCGTCAGGATTATAAAATGCGGCATTCTTTCAAGCAGTTTATGAGTGAGTTTCTGGAGATCTTATACCAGGCGGCGGCACTTTGTATCAATACACTTCGGGTTTTCTTTCTGATTGTGCTGGCTGTGCTTGGACCTTTGGTATTGGGATTTGCGGTGTTTGATGGTTTACAGCATACCCTTTCGGTCTGGATTGCCAGGTACATCAATATCTTTTTGTGGTTGCCGATTGCCAATATCTTCGGTGCAATTCTGGGGAAAATCCAGCAGAATATGTTAAGGCTGGACATTGCGGAAGTGGCCAATCAGGGTGATACGTTCTTTTCCAGCACGGATTTAGCGTATTTAATTTTTATGATTATTGGTATTGCTGGCTACTGCTGCGTGCCAACTGTAGCCAATTATGTGATCCATGCTGGTGGCGGAAATTCGATTTTAACAAAGGTAAATACGATGGTTTCTGGCGGTAGTATGATGGCACAGCGAGTAGGTAATCAGAGTTACTCCGGCGCAAAAGAGGGGGCAGGGATGATCGTTGACCGCTTTGATGATGCCAGGAGGAATTTGTCCAGTGGCATGGCAGAAGCTGCAGGCTCAGATTATTTCAAGGATAAAGTTTCCGGTAGGTAA
- the traK gene encoding conjugative transposon protein TraK, with amino-acid sequence MFTQFKNIDTAFKHIKSFSYLFLLGNVLIVCFGLFLFARVSREQAQRVYILYNGKVLQAFASERKGNLPVELRDHIKTFHQYFFTLSPDDKAIAATIGKALYLADESAKRAYDNLREQGFYNNLISANISQQIEVDSVKLDVDSDPYAFTCFARQKLVRTSGSAFRKLVTRGRVRVLQQQSDDNPHGFLIQRWEILENRDVAVNP; translated from the coding sequence ATGTTCACACAATTTAAAAATATAGATACGGCTTTTAAGCACATTAAAAGCTTCAGTTACCTGTTCCTGCTGGGGAATGTACTGATTGTGTGCTTCGGGCTCTTTCTGTTTGCCCGGGTTAGCAGGGAGCAAGCCCAGCGGGTGTATATCCTGTACAATGGCAAGGTCTTGCAGGCTTTTGCTTCCGAGAGGAAGGGGAATTTACCCGTGGAGCTGCGCGATCACATCAAGACTTTTCACCAGTATTTTTTTACACTTAGCCCGGATGATAAGGCGATTGCGGCAACAATAGGTAAAGCGCTGTATCTGGCGGATGAGAGTGCCAAGCGGGCTTACGATAACCTCAGGGAGCAAGGTTTTTATAATAACCTGATTTCCGCGAATATTTCCCAGCAGATCGAGGTGGATAGCGTCAAACTGGATGTAGATAGCGATCCTTATGCCTTTACCTGCTTTGCAAGGCAGAAACTGGTTCGTACCAGTGGTTCTGCCTTCCGTAAGCTGGTGACCAGGGGCAGGGTTCGGGTATTGCAGCAGCAAAGTGATGATAACCCACATGGTTTTCTGATCCAGCGCTGGGAGATTCTGGAGAATAGGGATGTTGCTGTAAATCCTTAG
- a CDS encoding DUF4134 domain-containing protein, whose amino-acid sequence MLCLLPLTLLAQDGVAGINQATSQIQRYFSAGAKLMYAIGAVMGIVGAIKVYNKWNAGEPDTNKLAAAWFGSLIFLVVVVAIIESFFGV is encoded by the coding sequence ATGCTTTGTCTGTTGCCATTAACGCTCTTGGCACAGGATGGGGTGGCCGGGATCAATCAGGCCACGTCTCAGATCCAGCGTTATTTTTCGGCCGGTGCCAAGCTGATGTATGCCATTGGTGCGGTAATGGGCATCGTGGGGGCCATTAAGGTCTACAACAAGTGGAATGCCGGGGAACCGGATACCAATAAACTGGCGGCGGCATGGTTTGGTTCGCTGATTTTTCTGGTGGTGGTCGTAGCGATTATTGAATCTTTTTTCGGAGTATAG
- a CDS encoding TerB family tellurite resistance protein translates to MKKRNSMLFAALLPLVFCLGFSARAQSTEVQQLLLNVEKLSQLKNILADMKKGYTIVMGGYNTIKNISQGNFSLHEFFLDGLMLVSSEVKKYRRVVDIIDYQKALVKEYKRAYQRFQRSGNFGVGELEYLGRVYKQLFDQSIDNLDELAMVITSSKLRMNDQERLQAIDRIFASTQDKLMFLRYFNERGLILNQQRDKQRLEIESVRDFYGLD, encoded by the coding sequence ATGAAAAAGAGGAATAGCATGTTATTCGCGGCACTATTGCCGCTGGTATTTTGCCTTGGCTTTTCTGCCCGGGCGCAAAGTACAGAAGTTCAGCAGCTCTTGTTGAATGTGGAAAAGTTAAGCCAGCTAAAGAATATCCTTGCTGATATGAAAAAAGGATACACCATTGTGATGGGTGGCTACAATACCATTAAAAATATTTCCCAGGGGAATTTTTCATTGCATGAATTCTTTCTGGACGGGCTTATGCTGGTGAGCTCTGAAGTGAAGAAATACCGCAGGGTGGTGGATATCATCGATTATCAGAAAGCATTGGTAAAAGAATATAAACGGGCATACCAGCGGTTCCAGCGGTCAGGGAATTTTGGTGTCGGGGAACTGGAATATCTGGGTAGGGTGTACAAACAGCTGTTTGATCAGAGTATAGATAATCTGGACGAGCTGGCGATGGTGATCACTTCGAGTAAGTTGCGGATGAATGATCAGGAGCGCTTGCAGGCGATTGACCGGATCTTTGCTTCTACCCAGGATAAGCTGATGTTTCTGCGCTATTTCAATGAGCGGGGATTGATCCTGAACCAGCAGCGGGATAAACAACGTTTGGAGATCGAATCGGTTCGGGATTTTTATGGTCTGGATTAA
- a CDS encoding RteC domain-containing protein, with product MTVLFFKERYEDLDAELVEIRCKATDPVNRVTRCHSVIRVALDELMVKLESVVPIPEEEEMVLNRVWLVKFYALFIYETEVFRLVDCCPKSVRSERRFYKVTLKVMGDYLSQHAFLYEYYFRGMVGLDALLFIKGRKVDHLFLPESPEFFGGAMPPCTYIFARFMAYDQLILELRLKLDPGPIGELAKTYTHGLKWTGNKVNVAELAYGLYYAGQFNNGNAEVTDIYKWLEESLGISMGSVHRKFIDLRRRNTASPTKLLDKMREAIHQRIDEDLQYKPNRGIKLSKSFNED from the coding sequence ATGACAGTATTATTTTTTAAAGAACGCTATGAAGATCTGGATGCGGAGTTGGTGGAGATCAGGTGCAAAGCCACTGATCCGGTAAACAGGGTAACCCGTTGTCATTCAGTAATCCGGGTGGCTTTGGATGAGTTGATGGTTAAGCTGGAGTCGGTTGTGCCTATTCCTGAAGAAGAGGAAATGGTGCTCAATAGGGTTTGGCTTGTTAAATTTTATGCCCTTTTTATTTATGAAACGGAGGTTTTTAGGTTAGTGGATTGCTGTCCTAAAAGTGTTCGTTCGGAACGTCGGTTTTATAAAGTTACTTTGAAGGTAATGGGGGATTATCTTTCCCAGCATGCTTTTTTATATGAATACTATTTTCGGGGAATGGTGGGCTTGGATGCTTTGCTGTTCATTAAAGGACGTAAGGTAGATCATTTGTTTTTACCAGAAAGTCCGGAATTCTTTGGTGGGGCTATGCCGCCTTGTACCTATATTTTTGCACGTTTTATGGCGTATGATCAGTTGATTTTGGAGCTGCGGTTGAAGCTTGATCCTGGACCTATTGGAGAGCTTGCTAAAACCTATACGCATGGTTTAAAATGGACTGGTAATAAGGTGAATGTGGCGGAGCTGGCTTATGGGCTGTATTATGCGGGGCAGTTTAACAATGGCAATGCGGAGGTGACTGATATTTACAAATGGCTGGAGGAAAGCCTGGGGATCTCCATGGGCAGTGTGCACCGGAAGTTTATTGATCTGCGTCGCCGCAATACAGCTAGTCCGACCAAGCTTTTGGATAAGATGCGGGAGGCGATCCATCAGCGGATCGATGAGGACTTGCAATATAAACCTAACCGCGGGATTAAATTAAGTAAATCTTTTAATGAGGATTAA
- a CDS encoding DUF4133 domain-containing protein has protein sequence MASVYQINKGVGRPVVFKGLKAQYIAFLAVGMVLLLLGFVGGYLSGLSLYVLLPLALMVGSGLVYVLTRLSHKFGEHGLMKLFAKYGLPSAVVFRSRRVFTGLKYVSRNDAKATGP, from the coding sequence ATGGCAAGTGTATATCAGATCAATAAAGGGGTAGGACGCCCAGTGGTCTTTAAGGGCTTAAAGGCACAGTACATTGCTTTTCTGGCTGTGGGAATGGTGCTGCTTTTATTGGGCTTTGTTGGTGGTTATCTATCAGGGCTTAGTTTATATGTACTGTTACCCTTGGCATTGATGGTGGGTAGTGGCTTGGTCTATGTGCTGACCAGGCTGAGTCACAAGTTCGGGGAGCATGGGTTGATGAAGCTTTTTGCAAAGTATGGATTGCCTTCAGCTGTGGTCTTCCGTTCCCGCCGGGTATTTACGGGTTTAAAGTATGTGAGTAGGAATGATGCTAAAGCTACCGGGCCATGA
- a CDS encoding TraG family conjugative transposon ATPase, whose product MKQEALKLLPVYKVENGCLLSFQGDVTLAYRVNLPELFTLSDREYEAYHQAWIKAIRCLPAFSVFHKQDWFLESSYQADYAGLADQETSFLSRSSEFFFNERPYLEHECFIFLTKKPEGRKLSSSVYSNIRRRTIVPAQTIDPVLHQQFLDAASAFESILRDSGFLSLERLWDDELAGTANQAGILERYCFLLGKDQLPVISDIQVRDGLRVGDKQLELYTLADAEDLPGLCGSRINYEKYSTDRTKFSLGFASPLGALLNCNHIFNQYVFIGDSQETIKKLEAKKLRLQSLSGYSRENAVSRDACNDFLNEAVASLRLPVKAHFNVLAWSADGVKAKELKNLVSTAMAAIDAVTKQETEGAAQIWFAGLPGNEADFPMNDTFDTFLEQATCFFNMETNYKSSLSPFGIRMGDRLTGRPVHVDISDEPVRLGWTSNRSKFVCAGSGSGKSFFCNHLVRSYYEQGAHAIIVDIGNSYQGLCELVGGYYFRYSENDPISFNPFYLASGDVLDTEKKESIKNLLLALWKKDDEPYSRSEYVAISNALKLFYAHLGRRPDVFPCFNSFYEFLLSEYLQVLEDGKVKEKDFDVGNFMYVLNPYYRGGEFDYLLNATENLDMLNERFIVFELDEVKDHPILFPVVTLVIMELTLSKMRKLKGVRKLVLIEEAWKAIAKQGTAEYVQYLFKTMRKFFGEPMVVTQEIEDVISSPVVKNAIINNSDCKILLDQSKYQNKFDQIQEMLGLTDKDKALILSMNKANDPKRRYKEVTFILGSHSKVYRTEVSLEEYYCYTTEEKEKVLVQEYTARYGSIQKGIAMLAKDVRAGKLK is encoded by the coding sequence ATGAAACAGGAAGCCTTAAAATTGTTGCCGGTGTATAAGGTGGAAAATGGTTGTTTGCTTTCTTTCCAGGGGGATGTGACTTTGGCTTATAGAGTAAACCTGCCGGAACTGTTTACGCTTTCGGATCGGGAGTATGAGGCTTATCACCAGGCCTGGATCAAAGCGATCCGCTGCTTGCCTGCTTTTTCAGTCTTTCATAAGCAGGATTGGTTTCTGGAAAGTAGCTATCAGGCGGATTACGCTGGGCTTGCTGATCAGGAGACCAGTTTTTTATCCCGATCCAGTGAGTTTTTTTTTAATGAGCGCCCATACCTGGAGCACGAATGCTTTATTTTTCTGACTAAAAAACCAGAAGGCAGGAAGCTATCCAGTTCTGTTTATTCTAACATCAGGCGAAGGACGATTGTACCTGCGCAGACCATAGATCCGGTTTTGCATCAGCAGTTTCTGGATGCGGCAAGCGCATTTGAAAGTATCCTGCGTGACAGCGGTTTTCTGTCACTGGAACGGCTTTGGGATGATGAACTGGCCGGGACTGCGAATCAGGCCGGTATTCTGGAACGCTATTGTTTTTTGCTGGGTAAGGATCAGCTGCCGGTGATCTCAGACATCCAGGTTCGGGATGGCCTGCGTGTGGGAGATAAGCAGCTGGAATTGTATACGCTTGCTGATGCGGAGGACTTGCCAGGCTTGTGTGGCAGCAGGATCAATTATGAAAAGTATTCCACTGACCGTACGAAATTCAGTTTGGGCTTTGCCAGCCCTTTAGGAGCACTACTGAACTGTAACCACATTTTTAACCAGTATGTGTTTATCGGGGATAGCCAGGAGACGATCAAAAAGCTGGAAGCCAAGAAACTGCGTTTACAATCGCTTTCGGGTTATTCAAGGGAGAACGCAGTTTCCCGGGATGCTTGCAATGATTTCCTGAACGAGGCGGTGGCCTCGCTTCGGTTGCCGGTAAAAGCACATTTTAATGTCCTGGCCTGGTCAGCTGATGGAGTTAAGGCTAAGGAACTGAAGAACCTGGTGAGTACAGCTATGGCAGCAATAGATGCAGTAACCAAGCAGGAGACTGAAGGGGCGGCGCAGATCTGGTTTGCGGGCTTGCCTGGGAATGAGGCGGACTTTCCAATGAACGATACTTTTGATACTTTTTTAGAACAGGCGACCTGCTTTTTTAACATGGAGACCAATTACAAGTCTTCCTTAAGCCCTTTTGGTATCCGCATGGGGGACAGGCTGACCGGGAGACCGGTTCATGTAGACATTTCGGACGAGCCGGTTCGACTGGGCTGGACGTCCAACAGGTCAAAGTTTGTGTGCGCTGGTAGTGGTTCAGGCAAGAGTTTCTTCTGTAACCATTTGGTGCGCTCGTATTATGAGCAGGGTGCACATGCGATCATCGTAGATATCGGCAATTCTTACCAGGGGCTTTGTGAGTTGGTGGGTGGTTATTACTTCCGCTACTCGGAAAATGACCCGATTAGTTTCAATCCTTTTTACCTGGCTTCAGGTGATGTACTGGATACGGAAAAGAAGGAGAGTATCAAGAACTTGCTGCTGGCTTTATGGAAGAAGGATGATGAGCCTTATTCCCGCTCGGAGTATGTAGCGATATCCAATGCGCTGAAGCTGTTTTATGCCCACTTGGGCAGGCGGCCGGATGTTTTTCCTTGTTTCAATAGCTTTTATGAGTTCCTGTTGTCGGAGTATTTACAGGTACTGGAAGATGGCAAGGTGAAGGAGAAGGATTTTGATGTGGGGAATTTCATGTATGTGCTGAATCCTTATTACCGGGGTGGAGAGTTTGATTACCTGTTGAATGCGACGGAGAATCTGGACATGCTGAATGAGCGGTTTATTGTATTCGAATTGGACGAGGTGAAGGATCACCCGATTTTATTTCCGGTAGTGACTTTGGTGATTATGGAACTGACGCTTTCCAAAATGCGGAAACTTAAAGGGGTTCGCAAGCTGGTATTGATTGAAGAAGCCTGGAAAGCAATTGCGAAGCAAGGTACTGCGGAATATGTGCAGTATCTGTTTAAAACCATGCGGAAGTTCTTTGGGGAGCCGATGGTGGTTACTCAGGAGATTGAGGATGTGATCTCTTCGCCTGTAGTCAAGAACGCAATCATTAACAATTCGGATTGTAAGATTCTGCTGGATCAGAGTAAGTATCAGAATAAGTTTGACCAGATACAGGAAATGCTGGGATTGACCGATAAGGATAAGGCTTTGATTCTGTCGATGAATAAGGCCAATGATCCCAAGCGTCGATATAAGGAGGTGACTTTTATTCTGGGTAGTCATTCAAAGGTGTACCGGACAGAGGTATCGCTGGAGGAGTATTACTGTTATACAACCGAAGAAAAGGAAAAAGTATTGGTGCAGGAGTATACAGCGCGTTATGGTTCCATTCAGAAAGGTATTGCGATGCTGGCGAAGGATGTCAGGGCTGGTAAGCTTAAATAA